The following proteins are encoded in a genomic region of Atribacterota bacterium:
- a CDS encoding lipoate--protein ligase family protein, with the protein MFREKTLRVLFDPPLSGFENMSRDEVLWEGLARSETVVLRFFRWQEETLSVGRFQKTEGINREYLKSHNIPLVRRPTGGRAILHGEEVTLSLALPGNPLSPRQAYREFKSVLQEALKGLGIPVDQEIMNIPLYLASPACFSLTFPHELTVGGKKIAGIAQARGRGGSLFQVSLPFRIDRERFASCFREKEVVLQELEKNFLSLTEMGFGVEWRIEIEQAIIESFGKWWGVVVKKDNWKEEEEERNQAILREKYLLSSYHEER; encoded by the coding sequence CGGCTTTGAGAATATGAGTCGTGATGAGGTCCTGTGGGAGGGTCTCGCCAGAAGTGAGACTGTAGTGCTCCGTTTCTTTCGGTGGCAGGAAGAGACGCTTTCGGTGGGAAGGTTCCAGAAAACGGAAGGAATCAACCGGGAATACCTAAAATCTCACAATATTCCTCTGGTACGTCGACCGACGGGGGGCAGAGCAATTCTGCACGGAGAGGAAGTGACCCTGAGTCTTGCTCTTCCTGGGAACCCCCTTTCACCTCGCCAAGCTTACCGGGAATTCAAAAGCGTCTTACAGGAGGCTCTGAAAGGTTTGGGTATACCGGTTGATCAAGAAATCATGAATATTCCTCTTTATCTTGCTTCACCGGCCTGTTTTTCGCTGACCTTTCCCCATGAACTCACGGTAGGCGGCAAAAAAATTGCTGGAATAGCTCAGGCTCGAGGTCGAGGGGGGAGTCTTTTTCAGGTTTCTTTGCCCTTTCGCATCGATCGGGAACGATTTGCGTCGTGTTTTCGGGAAAAAGAGGTTGTTTTGCAGGAACTGGAAAAGAATTTCCTTAGCCTTACGGAGATGGGTTTTGGCGTAGAGTGGCGAATTGAGATTGAACAGGCAATCATCGAAAGTTTCGGTAAATGGTGGGGAGTTGTGGTGAAAAAGGATAACTGGAAAGAGGAAGAGGAAGAGCGAAATCAGGCTATTTTAAGGGAGAAATACCTTCTTTCTTCCTACCATGAAGAACGGTGA